The Gammaproteobacteria bacterium genome segment TCCCAGCCGGCGCGGTGTACGGATGTTCGCGTGCTGGAACATGGCGTTGAAGGTCAGGAAGGCCGCCCCCAACGCGCCCGCCTCGGGCTGTACGCCGAGTAGCGGGAAAAACACCAGACTGCTCCAGGTGGTGAAGAAGAATGCATCGACCGGATGCAGATAGTAGGCCCCGAAGGCGTCCAGACTCTCGGCACTGTGGTGCATCTGATGGGCAAGGCGCCAGAGAAAATCGGACTGGTGCGCGGCGCGGTGATACCAGTAGTGGATGAACTCGTATACGAACACACCCAGTGCCGCACCACCGACGATTCCCAGGCCGCTGGCGTCGAACAGGCTGTAGTCCGCGAGCAGAGCTCCCCAGAACAGGGCGACGGCCGTAGCCAGGAAGAAGGTAAACGCCGTCACCGCCAGGGCGCGCAGTCGCCAGAAACGAGTGGCGTCATAGCGACGGTGGCGATAGAGCAGGTCCAGCAGAATGAATCCGGGGATCAGTCCGATGCCGATCATCTCGAGTATAGAAGTCATGGCGGTTTCCTCGCAGTGCCGTGATTGACACTGCGGAAGATATCGCCAGGGCGTCATAGATCGGCTCAGAAAACCGTCAAACAATCGTCAAGCGGCGGGAATGGGGCGCGAAACGGCAGCGGTTACAGGGAGAGGAAGAGGTTCGCCTGCTTGACAAAATCGTCCCGCGGCAGCAGTTCATCGCGAGGGAATCGGACCATTGCGCCGATCCGGGGCTCTCTCGAAGCGACCTTGATTTCCGATAAATTCAGCTCGTAACCCGGCTCGGCGGAGTCCGCCTCGATGCGCGTACCCATACGGTTGAGGCGCATGGACCGG includes the following:
- a CDS encoding sterol desaturase family protein codes for the protein MTSILEMIGIGLIPGFILLDLLYRHRRYDATRFWRLRALAVTAFTFFLATAVALFWGALLADYSLFDASGLGIVGGAALGVFVYEFIHYWYHRAAHQSDFLWRLAHQMHHSAESLDAFGAYYLHPVDAFFFTTWSSLVFFPLLGVQPEAGALGAAFLTFNAMFQHANIRTPRRLGYLIQRPESHAVHHGRGIHRYNYADLPLWDMIFGTFRNPETATGEVGFYKGASSRLLSMLFFRDVSRSANTGEAGDSGMEPVSEPPR